In Candidatus Abyssobacteria bacterium SURF_5, the following proteins share a genomic window:
- a CDS encoding 2-oxoacid:acceptor oxidoreductase subunit alpha, translated as MRTKKSIKTNGTARLLQGNEACVHGALLAGVRFFAGYPITPSTEIAELLAHELPRVGGVFVQMEDEIAGMGAVIGASLAGAKAMTATSGPGFSLKQENLGYASFTEVPCVIVNVMRGGPSTGLPTAVGQGDIMQARWGTHGDHPIIALAPWSVNETLRLTIQAFNFSEKYRTPVILLLDEVIGHMREKVNMPKKSAIEVVERKRPDVPAHAYQPYEMTADLVPPFADFGSGYRYHVTGLAHDQWGFPTTRPDEVKSLVSRLRDKIENNRADICLSEEYRCEDAEHILVAVGSAARSAREAVEQARKKGIKVGLIRPLTVWPFPRRLVLHYAPLARRFVVVELNLGQIVLEVERLVAGKAKVESLTRYDGELITPAEIISRLVEEE; from the coding sequence ATGCGAACAAAAAAATCAATCAAAACCAATGGAACTGCACGACTCTTGCAGGGAAATGAGGCCTGCGTCCATGGAGCGCTCCTGGCAGGGGTCAGATTCTTCGCAGGCTACCCGATCACGCCCTCAACCGAAATCGCCGAGCTGCTGGCGCACGAGTTGCCGCGTGTCGGCGGCGTCTTCGTGCAGATGGAAGACGAAATCGCCGGCATGGGCGCCGTGATCGGCGCGTCCCTTGCGGGAGCAAAGGCGATGACCGCGACCTCCGGGCCGGGCTTCTCCTTAAAGCAGGAAAATTTGGGATATGCCTCGTTCACCGAGGTTCCGTGCGTCATAGTGAACGTGATGCGAGGCGGCCCGAGCACCGGCCTTCCCACTGCGGTCGGCCAGGGCGATATCATGCAAGCGCGCTGGGGAACCCACGGCGACCATCCGATAATCGCGCTGGCGCCGTGGTCGGTAAATGAAACCTTGAGGCTGACGATTCAGGCCTTCAATTTCTCCGAGAAATACCGGACGCCGGTCATCCTGCTGCTCGATGAAGTGATCGGCCACATGCGCGAAAAAGTGAACATGCCGAAAAAGAGCGCGATCGAAGTGGTGGAGCGCAAGCGGCCGGATGTTCCCGCCCATGCGTATCAGCCGTACGAAATGACGGCCGACCTGGTGCCGCCGTTCGCCGATTTCGGCAGCGGCTACCGCTATCACGTGACCGGGCTGGCGCATGACCAGTGGGGTTTCCCGACGACCCGGCCCGATGAAGTCAAATCGCTCGTTTCGCGGCTGAGGGATAAGATTGAGAACAACCGCGCGGACATCTGCCTGAGCGAAGAATATCGGTGTGAGGACGCAGAGCATATTCTGGTTGCCGTCGGGAGCGCGGCGCGCTCCGCGCGCGAGGCGGTCGAGCAGGCGCGTAAGAAGGGGATCAAGGTAGGCCTGATCCGCCCGCTGACGGTCTGGCCCTTCCCGCGGCGACTGGTGCTGCATTATGCCCCGCTGGCGCGGCGGTTCGTGGTCGTCGAATTGAATCTCGGGCAGATTGTGCTCGAAGTCGAGCGGCTCGTGGCCGGCAAAGCGAAGGTGGAATCGCTCACCCGCTATGACGGCGAGTTGATCACGCCCGCGGAGATCATCAGCAGGCTCGTAGAGGAGGAATAG
- a CDS encoding C_GCAxxG_C_C family protein gives MLGVKDDLILKCATGFGGGVGARGSLCGVISGSVMVIGMQKGRGREDDMSVALETYLRCSRLMTWFNDEFGSERCSDLTGGVDFRDPEQLAKYYESGHQKCVEMAGKTAAKLAELLE, from the coding sequence CTGCTCGGAGTGAAGGATGATTTGATATTAAAGTGCGCGACCGGTTTCGGCGGAGGAGTGGGCGCGCGCGGCTCTCTGTGCGGCGTTATCTCCGGAAGCGTGATGGTCATCGGAATGCAAAAGGGGCGGGGACGCGAGGACGACATGAGCGTCGCGCTCGAGACCTATCTTCGCTGCAGCCGCCTGATGACCTGGTTCAACGACGAATTCGGGTCCGAGCGGTGCTCGGATTTGACCGGCGGCGTCGACTTTCGGGATCCCGAACAACTTGCAAAGTATTACGAGTCGGGCCATCAGAAGTGCGTCGAGATGGCCGGCAAAACCGCGGCCAAACTCGCGGAGCTTCTGGAATAA
- a CDS encoding mechanosensitive ion channel family protein, which yields MIPDILRIEIAGNELWRITVVFCILLVSFVAGRIIAYAMARAAKQKEKAGEEISLGRLILRSASGPTVFLIFAGALDIAFLFLKMSGPVRGTADTLVELFVSIGIAYFLYRLVDVAEYYLNRYTRRTDSNLDNMLVPLIRKTFRIVIIILAGLYIAESVSGKPMSTIIAGLGLGGLAFALAAQDTIKNFFGSIMILLDKPFVVGDRVVVDGFDGPVEEVGFRSTKIRTLSGHLVTVPNEKVVSSNIENVGRRPYIRRVFNVTITYDTPPDKVERAVEIIKKILDNHEGMLPDFPPRVFFNEFNDASLNILVIYWYHPPDYWKYLEFCQTVNMRIFRAFEEEGIEFAFPTQTLYLANDDRRQLSFRFLEGNAEASDPTASSETGQRILRKN from the coding sequence ATGATTCCGGATATTCTGCGAATCGAGATCGCCGGAAATGAGCTGTGGCGTATCACCGTGGTTTTCTGTATTCTGCTCGTGTCGTTCGTCGCGGGCAGAATCATCGCATACGCGATGGCGCGCGCCGCAAAGCAGAAAGAGAAGGCGGGCGAGGAAATCTCGCTCGGGCGACTGATCCTGCGATCGGCATCCGGCCCGACAGTCTTTCTCATTTTCGCGGGCGCACTTGATATCGCTTTCCTCTTTCTGAAAATGTCGGGGCCGGTAAGGGGCACAGCCGATACGCTCGTTGAACTGTTCGTCTCGATCGGCATCGCCTATTTCCTGTACCGGCTCGTCGACGTCGCTGAGTACTACCTCAACCGCTACACCCGGCGCACCGACAGCAATCTCGACAACATGCTCGTGCCGCTCATTCGGAAGACGTTCCGCATCGTCATCATTATCCTGGCCGGGCTCTATATCGCCGAGAGCGTTTCGGGGAAGCCGATGAGCACCATTATCGCCGGCCTCGGACTCGGCGGGTTGGCGTTTGCGCTGGCCGCACAGGACACGATCAAGAACTTCTTCGGCTCGATCATGATTCTGCTGGATAAACCATTTGTGGTCGGCGACCGTGTCGTCGTCGACGGCTTCGACGGACCCGTCGAGGAGGTCGGATTCCGCTCGACCAAGATTCGGACATTGTCGGGGCACCTGGTGACCGTCCCGAACGAGAAGGTGGTTTCGAGCAACATCGAGAACGTTGGCCGCCGCCCCTACATCCGGCGCGTTTTCAACGTCACTATCACATACGATACCCCGCCCGACAAGGTCGAGCGCGCCGTCGAGATCATCAAGAAGATCCTCGACAACCACGAGGGCATGCTCCCCGATTTCCCGCCCCGCGTTTTCTTCAACGAATTCAATGACGCCTCTCTGAACATCCTCGTTATTTACTGGTACCACCCGCCGGATTACTGGAAGTACCTCGAGTTCTGCCAAACCGTCAACATGCGGATTTTCCGGGCGTTCGAGGAAGAGGGAATCGAGTTCGCGTTCCCGACGCAGACGCTTTACCTGGCCAACGACGACCGGCGCCAGCTTTCGTTTCGATTCCTCGAAGGAAACGCGGAAGCGTCAGACCCGACCGCGAGCAGCGAAACCGGACAGCGCATCTTGCGGAAGAATTAG
- a CDS encoding cation:proton antiporter, whose translation MEHIFTIAALWLALAIVSAVIAYHLRVSIALVEICVGVLAAAAAGYFGKTDALGSNLEWLRFLAATGAILLTFLAGAELEPDVMRTKLKEVTVVGLVGFFAPFLGCAAVARFLLGWNPQASLLCGVALSTTSMAVVYAVMLDTGFNRTEFGKGILGACFINDLGTVIALGLLFAPFTYKTVIFVGVTAFVLAVLPFTSRWLTRTYAHRTAAIRTKWVMLVLFGLGALAIWSGSEAVLPAYIVGMVLAEFSNGDALWIRRLRTLTIGFLTPFYFLRAGTFVSMPALISAPFVFLLLLAGKVLSKIFGLYPVIGMFRRQREEQWYYTLLMSTGLTFGTISALYGFSHNIVTQEQYSFLVAVVIASAVVPTLIAGLAFLPRHLLPEPVRQAEPAPQETGLSDEG comes from the coding sequence GTGGAACATATCTTTACCATTGCCGCGCTCTGGCTCGCGCTGGCCATAGTGTCCGCTGTTATCGCTTATCATCTTCGCGTATCCATCGCCCTGGTCGAAATCTGCGTGGGCGTGCTTGCGGCCGCCGCGGCAGGTTATTTCGGGAAGACCGACGCTTTGGGTTCGAATCTGGAATGGCTTCGTTTTCTGGCCGCAACGGGCGCAATCCTCCTCACGTTTCTGGCGGGCGCCGAGCTCGAGCCGGACGTGATGCGGACGAAGCTGAAGGAGGTGACGGTTGTCGGGCTGGTGGGTTTCTTTGCGCCGTTTCTCGGCTGCGCGGCGGTGGCGCGCTTCCTGCTGGGATGGAATCCGCAGGCGAGCTTGCTGTGCGGCGTGGCGCTGTCGACCACCTCGATGGCGGTCGTCTACGCGGTGATGCTGGATACCGGCTTCAATCGGACCGAATTCGGCAAGGGAATACTTGGGGCGTGCTTTATCAATGATCTTGGGACCGTCATCGCGCTCGGGTTGCTGTTCGCTCCGTTCACGTACAAGACGGTCATTTTCGTCGGCGTGACCGCTTTTGTACTGGCCGTCCTGCCGTTCACCAGCCGCTGGCTGACGCGCACGTACGCGCACCGCACGGCCGCGATCAGGACGAAATGGGTGATGCTGGTGCTCTTCGGTCTGGGCGCGCTGGCCATATGGTCCGGCAGCGAGGCGGTGCTTCCCGCCTATATCGTGGGCATGGTTCTCGCCGAGTTCTCGAATGGAGACGCCCTCTGGATTCGACGACTTCGCACGCTGACAATCGGATTTCTCACGCCTTTCTATTTCCTGCGCGCGGGCACGTTTGTGTCGATGCCGGCCCTCATTTCGGCCCCGTTCGTGTTCCTGCTCCTGTTGGCGGGAAAGGTGCTGTCAAAGATCTTCGGGCTCTATCCGGTTATCGGAATGTTCCGCCGCCAGCGCGAGGAGCAGTGGTATTACACCCTGCTGATGTCCACCGGCCTGACTTTCGGAACGATATCCGCTTTGTACGGGTTTTCCCATAATATAGTCACGCAGGAACAGTACTCGTTTCTGGTCGCCGTCGTCATCGCGAGCGCGGTCGTCCCTACGCTCATTGCGGGACTGGCCTTTCTGCCCCGCCATCTGCTGCCCGAGCCGGTCAGGCAGGCGGAACCGGCGCCGCAGGAAACCGGTTTGAGCGACGAAGGCTGA
- a CDS encoding type II/IV secretion system protein codes for MIPLEKKLELPDIQRVLIHRLVNENAEISEVVDTVIEQGTRHKASDIHFEAYRDILRIRYRIDGFFRDVLTLPAEHHDRLIARLKVMANLNAHEKTKPQDGRISMPVGNKRIDFRISIVPTVTGEKAVVRVFDSTRFVFDLDKIGFYPEIQKRFEEVLLGLQGSIIVAGPTGSGKTTTLYAALQKLAKVKNDCASIITIEDPVEVNFGLFPQMEVKRKFGLTFSECLRAVLRQDPEAIMVGEIRDPETCEIAMRAGLTGHLVLTTVHSGTAAEVITRILDMGIEPFIVASSITAVLAQRLVRLICPKCKMVYDPPEYMVDALTKWFGSGGVRLLKGAGCAKCNHTGYYGRTLIAELLVMGDGLRSRIITKASTNELYKVARSDGMVSLFEDGLRKVKDGRTAVDEVVRSLGTDVYMK; via the coding sequence ATGATCCCTCTCGAAAAGAAACTGGAACTCCCCGACATTCAGCGAGTGCTCATCCACCGGCTGGTGAATGAGAATGCGGAAATCAGTGAAGTGGTGGACACCGTTATCGAGCAGGGGACTCGTCACAAAGCCAGTGATATCCATTTCGAGGCCTATCGCGATATCCTGCGAATCCGGTACCGAATCGACGGCTTCTTTCGCGACGTGCTCACACTTCCCGCCGAACATCACGACCGCCTGATCGCGCGGCTGAAGGTGATGGCAAACCTGAATGCGCATGAGAAAACAAAGCCGCAGGACGGGCGCATCTCGATGCCGGTCGGAAATAAACGGATCGATTTCCGCATCAGCATCGTGCCCACGGTGACCGGCGAAAAGGCGGTTGTCAGGGTGTTCGATTCCACCCGCTTCGTCTTCGATCTCGACAAGATCGGTTTCTATCCGGAAATCCAGAAACGGTTCGAGGAAGTGCTGCTCGGACTGCAGGGCTCCATTATTGTCGCCGGCCCGACGGGCAGCGGGAAAACCACGACCCTCTACGCGGCCCTGCAGAAACTGGCCAAAGTGAAGAACGACTGCGCCAGCATCATCACGATCGAGGATCCGGTCGAAGTCAATTTCGGATTGTTTCCGCAGATGGAAGTCAAGCGTAAGTTCGGGTTGACTTTTTCGGAATGCTTGCGCGCGGTTCTCCGGCAGGACCCGGAGGCAATCATGGTTGGCGAGATTCGCGACCCGGAAACCTGCGAGATCGCGATGCGCGCCGGCCTGACCGGCCACCTCGTGCTGACCACCGTCCACAGCGGGACTGCCGCCGAAGTGATCACCAGAATTCTCGACATGGGGATAGAGCCGTTCATCGTCGCCTCGTCCATAACCGCTGTCCTTGCCCAGCGCCTCGTCCGCCTGATCTGTCCGAAATGCAAGATGGTCTATGATCCGCCGGAATACATGGTGGACGCGCTGACGAAATGGTTCGGCTCGGGTGGAGTCCGCCTGCTCAAGGGAGCCGGATGCGCCAAATGCAATCATACCGGCTATTACGGCCGGACCCTGATCGCGGAATTGTTGGTGATGGGAGACGGGCTGAGGAGCAGGATCATCACGAAAGCCAGCACCAACGAACTCTATAAAGTCGCCCGCTCCGATGGAATGGTTTCCCTTTTTGAAGACGGCCTCAGAAAAGTGAAAGACGGCCGAACAGCCGTTGACGAAGTGGTCCGTTCGCTTGGGACCGATGTCTACATGAAATAA
- a CDS encoding HEAT repeat domain-containing protein → MPKAEIIRMKPDRGKRQDVQVPDKKTMSVDVEDRKQLGRFCWFFLRNVLKDEEWRTRACAAWGIGLAADRLPPEWAQPALSALTEAAADKDGFVRFWVIDAIGKLGDESHIALMRSALNDKDDYVRVNAAKALAQLGRPEGSQLLIHMLSQTPSMISSKEQDSRGSRRVWKLKVFAIECLGELGSLAAIPQINLMLREPQWPIRASSAWALGVIGDKKAVPNLRGLLHDREKLVRVSAAEALARLGEESGMVLLKSLLIDEKKMFKYKAAESLAKVGYKTGVVLLSEALKDSDTAIQSLAISALGKLGDVSIIDPLSEKLDSDNWQVRSDAAIALGRIGVDHPLPLLKKKLEDPMKNVRVCSAAAILMILGK, encoded by the coding sequence ATGCCAAAGGCGGAGATCATTCGCATGAAGCCCGATCGGGGAAAGCGGCAGGACGTCCAGGTTCCTGATAAGAAGACCATGTCCGTCGACGTCGAGGACAGGAAGCAGCTTGGACGGTTCTGCTGGTTTTTTTTACGGAACGTCCTCAAGGATGAAGAGTGGCGCACGCGCGCGTGCGCGGCCTGGGGGATTGGTCTGGCCGCCGATCGCCTGCCGCCGGAATGGGCGCAGCCGGCGCTTTCGGCGCTGACTGAAGCGGCCGCCGACAAGGATGGTTTTGTACGGTTCTGGGTGATCGACGCCATCGGCAAACTGGGCGACGAGTCGCACATCGCCCTCATGCGCTCGGCATTGAACGACAAGGACGATTATGTCCGGGTGAATGCCGCAAAAGCGCTCGCGCAGCTCGGGCGCCCGGAAGGTTCTCAGCTCCTCATCCACATGCTTTCGCAGACGCCGAGCATGATCTCCTCGAAGGAACAGGATTCGCGCGGCAGCCGGCGCGTGTGGAAACTGAAGGTCTTCGCGATTGAATGCCTCGGCGAGCTTGGCTCGCTCGCAGCCATCCCGCAGATCAACCTCATGCTCAGGGAGCCGCAGTGGCCGATCCGCGCCAGCAGCGCGTGGGCCCTGGGTGTCATCGGCGACAAGAAGGCCGTCCCGAATCTTCGCGGGCTGCTGCACGACCGCGAGAAGCTGGTTCGCGTCAGTGCGGCCGAGGCGCTGGCCAGACTCGGCGAAGAAAGCGGAATGGTGCTGCTGAAGTCTCTGCTGATTGACGAGAAGAAGATGTTCAAGTACAAGGCGGCCGAATCGCTCGCGAAAGTCGGCTATAAGACCGGGGTGGTGCTTCTTTCGGAAGCCTTGAAAGATTCCGACACCGCAATTCAAAGCCTGGCGATCTCCGCCCTCGGCAAGCTCGGCGACGTATCCATCATCGATCCCCTGAGCGAGAAACTCGATTCCGACAATTGGCAGGTGCGGTCGGATGCCGCCATCGCACTCGGCCGAATCGGCGTAGATCACCCGCTTCCGCTTCTCAAGAAAAAGCTGGAAGACCCGATGAAAAACGTGCGGGTCTGTTCAGCCGCTGCAATCTTGATGATCCTCGGCAAATGA
- a CDS encoding low-specificity L-threonine aldolase yields the protein MIDLRSDTVTKPSAAMREAMAAAEVGDDVFGEDPTVNRLQEHAARLLGKEAALFVASGTMANQTSLLAHTRPGDEIVLERGSHILNHEAGALGALAGVQTFVLDGNRGVIEPSQIEQAIRFNDVHFPPTRLVWIENTHNRGGGAVFPLETMRGIREIADAYGLALHMDGARLFNACAASDVPPDEYAKQVDSLSFCLSKGLGAPVGSIIAGSAEFMKRVHRYRKMLGGGMRQVGILAAAGLYALEHNVQRLAEDHRNARRLAEALAAMDGVTVTNEPVETNLVFIDISRTNKNALEVMNEARELGLLFLPESFTELRAVTHLDVSADDIEQAIEIFRGIFCG from the coding sequence GTGATAGACCTGCGGAGCGACACCGTCACAAAACCCTCGGCCGCGATGCGGGAAGCGATGGCAGCGGCCGAAGTCGGCGATGATGTCTTTGGAGAGGATCCGACCGTAAACCGGTTGCAGGAGCACGCGGCGCGTTTGCTGGGCAAGGAGGCCGCGCTTTTTGTTGCCTCCGGGACAATGGCGAACCAAACGTCGCTGCTTGCGCACACCCGTCCGGGTGACGAGATCGTCCTCGAACGCGGCTCGCACATCCTCAACCATGAGGCCGGCGCGCTTGGAGCGCTGGCCGGAGTGCAGACCTTCGTCCTCGACGGCAATCGGGGCGTCATAGAACCATCGCAGATCGAACAGGCAATCAGGTTCAATGATGTCCATTTTCCGCCGACGCGACTGGTGTGGATCGAGAACACCCATAATCGCGGCGGCGGAGCCGTGTTTCCCCTCGAGACGATGAGGGGGATTCGGGAGATTGCCGACGCTTATGGCCTGGCTTTGCACATGGACGGCGCCCGCCTGTTCAATGCGTGTGCGGCGAGTGACGTTCCGCCCGACGAGTACGCAAAGCAGGTTGACTCGCTGTCCTTCTGCCTGTCCAAGGGGTTGGGCGCTCCGGTTGGCTCCATAATTGCCGGCAGCGCCGAATTCATGAAGCGAGTGCACCGCTACCGCAAAATGCTGGGCGGCGGTATGCGTCAGGTCGGCATCCTGGCGGCCGCGGGCCTGTACGCGCTCGAGCATAACGTGCAGAGACTGGCAGAGGATCACCGGAACGCCCGGCGGCTGGCGGAAGCGCTGGCCGCGATGGACGGCGTGACCGTTACGAATGAGCCGGTCGAAACGAACCTTGTTTTCATCGATATCTCGCGAACAAACAAGAACGCACTCGAGGTGATGAACGAGGCGCGGGAGTTGGGCCTTTTGTTTCTGCCCGAAAGCTTTACCGAGCTGCGGGCCGTTACCCATCTCGACGTCTCAGCGGATGACATCGAGCAGGCGATCGAGATTTTCCGCGGCATCTTCTGCGGCTAG
- a CDS encoding 4Fe-4S dicluster domain-containing protein: MKKHEKPFIWVNKKWCKRCGLCKEFCPKEVFEFDKDGYPEPKNINHCVRCGLCVIQCPDYAIVDDEETKRKLIEEYILRE, from the coding sequence ATGAAAAAGCACGAGAAACCGTTTATCTGGGTAAACAAGAAGTGGTGCAAGCGGTGCGGCCTCTGCAAAGAATTCTGTCCAAAAGAGGTGTTTGAATTCGATAAGGACGGATACCCGGAACCGAAAAATATCAACCATTGCGTGCGTTGCGGGCTGTGCGTGATCCAATGCCCGGATTACGCGATCGTTGACGATGAGGAAACCAAGCGGAAACTCATCGAGGAATATATCCTGCGAGAATAG
- a CDS encoding nucleoside triphosphate pyrophosphohydrolase, producing MNDRPKKPKSIALAFDALVELVFHLRGENGCPWDKKQTLRSMIQYIQEELAELIEAVEKDDLGNMAEEWGDTFFNFLMFAAIAEDGGVFEIEKALRSIEAKMIRRHPHVFGDSNASAVEEVMAQWNSIKAEEKKNNSASLMDSIPQSYSALKRAHHVQKKAAEVGFDWPDARGILEKIKEEICELQKALEKRNEAETSEELGDLLFSCVNLARFIGQDSEAVLSATIDKFIERFKYVEKELEQAGKSAAEASLQEMDELWEKAKKRNRSEK from the coding sequence ATGAACGATCGACCAAAAAAACCAAAGAGTATTGCGCTCGCCTTCGACGCGCTCGTTGAGCTGGTTTTCCACCTGCGCGGCGAAAACGGCTGCCCCTGGGACAAAAAACAGACCCTGCGCAGCATGATACAATACATACAGGAAGAACTTGCGGAGCTGATCGAAGCCGTCGAGAAAGACGATCTTGGGAATATGGCGGAGGAATGGGGAGACACGTTCTTCAACTTCCTCATGTTCGCCGCTATAGCCGAGGACGGCGGCGTTTTTGAAATCGAAAAGGCGCTTCGCTCGATTGAAGCCAAGATGATCAGGCGCCATCCCCACGTCTTCGGCGACAGCAACGCCAGCGCGGTCGAAGAAGTAATGGCGCAGTGGAACAGCATCAAAGCTGAGGAAAAGAAAAACAACTCCGCATCTCTTATGGATTCGATTCCTCAGTCTTACTCCGCCCTCAAACGGGCGCATCACGTCCAGAAAAAAGCCGCCGAAGTCGGTTTCGATTGGCCGGACGCTCGAGGAATCCTCGAAAAAATCAAAGAGGAGATCTGCGAGCTTCAAAAGGCGCTCGAGAAACGAAATGAGGCCGAAACCAGCGAGGAGCTGGGGGATCTGCTGTTCTCCTGCGTCAATCTGGCAAGGTTTATCGGACAGGATTCCGAAGCCGTTTTGAGCGCTACCATTGACAAGTTCATCGAGCGGTTCAAGTATGTAGAGAAGGAACTCGAGCAAGCCGGCAAGTCGGCCGCCGAGGCTTCGCTGCAGGAAATGGATGAGCTGTGGGAAAAGGCAAAGAAGCGCAACAGGAGTGAAAAGTGA
- a CDS encoding Crp/Fnr family transcriptional regulator, which yields MDRRDIDLLKKIDVFGELDEQRLQKIAPLVSLHRFMEKQVIYMPSDPRARLYAIVSGKVKLAEVSPEGKELVLCVLGKGDVFGELCLFDKGPHSTLATAIEDSEVVTIKCSDLANFMAEDAALVKALGKHVGEKIRLLEQKLSELVFKDVSQRLAGLLLDLAHDYGHKLPSGEQVIEMKITHQDLAGLIGSTRETTTTTLNLFREKGLIDFRRREIVVRDLDGLEEAADRHSKR from the coding sequence ATGGATCGAAGAGATATCGATCTTCTGAAAAAGATTGATGTGTTCGGGGAATTGGACGAACAGCGCCTGCAAAAGATCGCGCCGCTGGTCTCGCTCCACCGCTTCATGGAGAAGCAGGTCATCTACATGCCCTCGGACCCGCGGGCGCGGCTGTACGCGATTGTCAGCGGAAAAGTAAAGCTGGCGGAGGTCTCGCCCGAAGGCAAGGAGCTGGTGCTGTGCGTTCTGGGGAAGGGCGACGTTTTCGGCGAGCTTTGCCTTTTCGATAAAGGCCCCCACAGCACGCTCGCAACCGCAATAGAAGATTCGGAAGTGGTAACCATCAAATGTTCGGACCTCGCCAATTTCATGGCGGAGGACGCCGCCCTCGTGAAGGCGCTCGGGAAACATGTAGGCGAAAAAATCCGGCTTCTCGAACAGAAACTCTCGGAACTGGTGTTCAAAGACGTGTCTCAGCGGCTGGCAGGCCTGCTGCTTGACCTGGCGCATGATTACGGCCACAAACTCCCGTCGGGCGAACAGGTGATCGAGATGAAGATCACCCATCAGGACCTGGCCGGCCTGATCGGCTCGACCCGCGAGACCACGACTACGACTCTGAATTTGTTCAGGGAGAAGGGCCTCATCGATTTCCGCAGGCGCGAGATCGTCGTGCGCGATTTGGATGGCCTCGAGGAGGCCGCCGATCGCCACTCGAAAAGATAA